GGCGATGTCCGGGAAGGGAGGTACGCGCTGCCGACGGCGGACTGGAGTCGCGGCGCGGCGCTGGCCGGCAACAAGAAGGGAGCCGGATTGAACCGCTCGCGATCCAATGAGAGTTTGATCGCGGAGCCGACATTGACGACCGCCGCTTGATGTTGCATATCGTGCCGGAGGCTTTGCAATTGAGAATGGTCGGGATCGTTCTGCAAGCCTTCCAATCCGTGCAGATGGATGCCGCAGCCGCCGGTATCGCCGCCGACGTGGGCATGCACCAACGGCGCCGCAGCTTGCAGCAGCACCAGCAGCACAACCAGAAATTGACGCAGATATGCAACCATTTACGTTTTAGGAATGTCTGTGAACTCGCGTATCCGGCCAAACCCGCGGTTGTACCGGGCGGTACGAAACGCTATTCTACTTGAAAACCGCGATTCTACCCTGAATATTAGGAATCATTACTCGACTTAGGCGAAAAGCTATGAACAGAAAAATCGGCATTTTGGCAACATTATTCATTGCGCTGGCCTTGACGCTAGGCGGCATGCAGGAAGCCCAAGCCAAACGCATGGGCGGAGGTAAATCCTTCGGTAGCCGGCCCAGTTACAGCGCCCCCTACCAACGCTCGACTACACCTAACGACCTCGGCAACCAAGCCACGCGCTCCGCCAGCCAGCAGCAGGCCGCCGCGCAAAACCAGGCTGCGCGCCAGAATTGGGCCGGCCGCGGCGGCCTGATGGGCATGCTGGGCGGCTTGGCCTTGGGCGGTTTGTTAGGCTCGCTGTTTTTCGGCGGCGCTTTCGAAGGCCTCAATCTGATGGATATGCTGCTATTCGCCGGTATCGCTTATCTGGTATACCGCTTGTTTGCGGCCAAAGCCGGCCAGCAGCCGGCAGCCAACGGCGTTTTCGGCCAAGCTGGCGGCCAGCCCGGGCCGCAGTATTATCGCGACAACCAAGGCGGTAATAACAATCCGACCGGTTTCGACACCGACGTATTGTTCGGCAAGAACAAAGCGGGCGCCGGCAACAGCTTCCAATCGGCGGCGGCGGCCACGGCTGTCCCGGCCGGTTTCGATCGGGCCGCGTTCCTGAACGGCGCCGAAAAAGCCTACCGCTACCTGCAAGCCGCCTGGGACAACCGCGATCTGGCCGAGATTCGCGGCCTGGCCACCGATAAAGTCTTCGCCGAAATCCAACAGCAATTGCAAGCATCCGACGAAACCAACCGTACTGAAATATTATCGTTGAAATCCGAATTGCTCGAAGTGAGCGAAGCCGGTGCCGAGCTGGAAGCAGCCGTGCTGTTCGAGAGCCTGGTCCGCGAAAACGGCGCCCAAGCCGAGATCGTGCGCGAGGTTTGGCATTTTGTTAAACCCAAACACAGCAGCCAAACCCGCTGGTTCCTGGACGGCATCCAACAGATCGAGGAGTAACCATGGCCGCCGCGGACAGCGAGCAGATCAGGCGGCGCTACGACCGGCTAGCGCCGTGGTTCGACAGCCTGGAAGGGATTCTGGAAGGCCTGCTGTTTCGCCGGCTACGCAAAAAACTGTGGTCCCAGGCCAGCGGCGGCCACATCTTGGAAGTGGGCGTCGGCACCGGTAAAAACTTTGCGTTTTATCCGGACGGCGCCCGAATTACCGGCATCGATTTCAGCCCGAAGATGTTGGAACAAGCACAACGCAAACGCCAACGCAAACAAATTGCCGTCGATCTGGCGCAGATGGACGTGCAGGCGCTGGATTACGCGGACAACAGCTTCGATACCGTGATCGCCAGCTTTGTGTTCTGTTCGGTGCCGAAACCGCGCCGGGGTTTGAAAGAACTTTACCGGGTCTGCAAACCCGGCGGCCAGGTCCTGTTGCTGGAACACGTACTCAGTTCCAACCGGTTCATGGCTTTTATGATGAATCTGCTGAATCCGCTGGTCGTCAAAACCCTGGGCGCCAATATCAACCGGGAAACGCTGAAAAACGTACAAGCCTGCCCGTTTCGAAACGTCTACACCGATCCGGCCAGTAGCGACATGATCAAACTGATCCGGGCCATCAAATAGTCTGCCGGATCAGGGCGGTTTCTAAGCCAGCGCTCACATCACGTTGGCTAGCCCCGCGCAGGTCCCGGGTGTTTCGATAAGACTAAGGTTTTCCTGCCTGACCCTGCGCGACGCGGCTGCATCCAATTGATCGACCCTGCCGCGAACCGGGACCGACCCGCGTAGTCCGCCATTCTTCAGCACCGTCAATCGCCGCAGCGGAATTCGATGTCAGCCAAACCTTCAGCGCCGACGCGCCGCTGGCGGAACATGCGCCAGCACCCGCATACCGGACCGCAGTTCCAAACCGGCACCGGCCGCCCGCCCCCCCTCCCAGAACCCGTTGGCGAGATAGTCGAAATGGTCCGCGCCGCATGCGGCAAAGCTGTTCACATCGCCGTTACGCCGTCCCCGTTACCTATAGCCGACGCCCCACGGTGCGGCAGTGCCCGGCTCGACAGCGGCGCAGTTAGTTCTATTAGGCAATAGGTTGCGGCTTACCCGCATGTTAATGTGGACGGTTTTGTATGCGGTCTGGCTGCAACCGGCCGGCTATCGGTTGCGCTTTAACCTCCGCCGTCTAAAATGCTTTTGAGCTTTTCATCACATTTACAGGCTATGCCGCGTCCCGCTAACACATTCGAATACATACGCTCGATACTGCTGTTATGCTCCGCCATGGCCGCACCGCTGCCGGGACAGGCCGACGCCGAATCGCTGGAACGGCTGAAAGCTTTATCCCTACAGGAACTCACGGCCACCACCGTATCGCTCGCGGTGAAAAACCAGCAAAATTTACAAGAAGCCGCGGCGGCGGCCTACGTGATCAGCAACGAGGAAATCCGGCGTTCCGGCATGCAATCGATACCGGAATTGCTGCGCAAGGTGCCGGGTCTGGAAGTGGCAAGGGTAGATGCCAACCAGTGGGCCATCAGTAGCCGCGGTTTCAACGGCGCATTCGCCAACAAGCTATTGGTCATGGTCGACGGCCGCACAGTTTACGATCCGTTCAATTCCGGCGTGTATTGGAACGAGCAGGACTATCCGTTGGAAGACGTCGACCGCATCGAAGTCATCCGCGGCCCCGGCGCGACGATGTGGGGCTCGAATGCGGTGAACGGCGTGATCAATATCGTCACCCGCACCGCGCAGGAATCGCGTGGCGCACTGGCGTCGGCAGGCAGCTCGCAGGAAGAGCCCGGGTTCGGCACGTTGCGTTACGGCGGCCAAATCAATCCGAATCTGCATTACCGGGTTTACGGCAAATACAACCACCGCGACGACTTTCACTTCAGCGACGGCAGCAAGGCCGCGGACAACCTGGATTTGGGCCGCGCCGGTTTCAGGAGCGACTGGACCCCGGACGCGCGCGAAACCCTGACGCTGCAAGGCGACTATTTCAACGGCACCATGCAACAAACCTTGACCGGGGCCGACGCCGCAATGCCGTTAATGTCTGACCGCACCCAGAAGCAGGGCGGCAATTTGCTGTTGCGCTGGCAACGAACATTGGCGGACGGCAGCCGTTTGCAGATTCGCAGTTATTTCGACCACGCCAGCCGGCAGCAAATACGGCTGGACCATCGCCGCAACACCTTCGACTTCGACGTGCAACATAGCTTTCGCTGGGGCAACCATTACCCGACCTGGGGCGGAGGCTACCGCTTCAACAGCGATCAGCTAACGCAGAAGTTGGCATTGCTCAGTTTCGAGCCGGACCGGCGCGACTTGCACCTGTTCAATATGTTCGCCCAAGACGAATGGCGGCTGTTCGGCGACGATGTCCGGCTGATTTACGGCGGCAAACTGGAACATAACGATTTCACCGGCTTCGAACTGCAACCGACCGCGCGCTTGTTATGGAACCTCGATCCGCAACACAGCCTGTGGGCCGCCGTTTCCCGTGCGGTGCGGGTGCCGTCCCGGGTCGAACACGACCTGAATTTGCTCTATAACTTCACCCCCGGCGTGACGGCCAATATTCGCGGCGGCGACAGTTTCAAGTCCGAGACGGCGCTCAGTTACGAACTGGGTTACCGCTTTTTCCCGAACCGCGCTTTCAATCTGGATACCGCGCTGTTTTACAGCGATTACGCCCGCTTGAGCACGACCGAACCGCAACCGGCGATTGCCGGCGGCGGCGGCCTGCTGGTGCCTTTTCAAATCGCCAACATGGCCCAAGGCGAAACCTATGGCTGGGAGACTTCGCTGAATTGGCGGGCCTCGGAATTCTGGCGCCTGCAAGGCAGCTATAGCTTGTTCGGCATGGCCATCCACAAAGATCCGCAAAGTTTGGACAGTGCCGCGGAAATCGCCGAAGGCAACAGCCCCCGCCACCGTTTCAATCTGAGCTCCTACCTCAATCTGCCTTACCGCTTGGAATTCGACAGCCATTGGTATTACACGGATCGGCTGGCCAACGGCGTGCCTGCTTACCATCGGCTGGATTTAAGGCTGGGCTGGCAAGCCAATCTGCACTTGGAATTGGCCGCCGGCGTGCAGAATCTGCTGGACAATCGCCATCTGGAGTTCATTCCGCCGCAGGATAACCCGGTGTTGAGCAGCGAATTCGAACGCAATTACTACCTCAAAGCCACGTTGCGGTTCTGAATGCGAGTGCTACCGATCGATCGGACATTGCCGACCCGCAGCTTGACCGCCCTCATCGGGCGCCGGCTGGCGCCATGGCTACTGAGCGTAATCGTGTCGGCGTTTTCCGCACCGGGTTCGGCACAACAATTCAACGAAACCGAACTAAAAGCGGCATACCTCTACAATTTTGCGTATTTCATCACTTGGCCCGAGCCGACGAGCCGCGACTTTTTGTTTTGCAGCTATGCCAATAGTCCGGTGACCGGCGTCCTGGCCCGCTTAATCGACGGCGAAAAGGTGCATGACCGGCCGATCCGCTTGTTGGTCGATCCGGTGCCGGAACAATTGCACGAATGCCACATCGTCTTCGTTCCGGGCCAACAGGAGCGAGTTCTGACGACGATATTGGAATACATCCGCGCGTTTCCGATATTAACCGTCAGCGATATTCCCGATTTCGAGCATCGGGGCGGTATGGTACGCCTGACGACCGAAGATCGGCGGATTCAGCCGGTGATCCATCTGCAAAATGTGACCCGCGCCAAGCTTGCGGTTAGTTCCAAACTTTTGCGCAGCTCGCGCATCGCCGAATAAACATGGCAATCGGCAGCTTCCCCAATTTCGGATCGATTCGCCGCAAGATCTTCGCCATCGCCGCATTCACCGCATTGTTGACTGCGCTGATTACGTTGCTGTTCTTTTTGAGCACCGATTACCATCACCAAAAGCTTAAGTTGCTGGAACAAAGCCGGGTGTTATCGAAAATGCTGGCCAGCAACGTCTCCGCTGCCATCGTTTACCGCGATCCGAATACCGCCGAGGAAATATTGGCAGCCTTGAAAGAAAAAGCCGACGTACTGGACGCCTATATCTTTACCGAAGAGCAACAATTGTTCGCGGCCTACCACAGCAAAAGCGCCGCCGATAACGGAGAACCCTGGCCGGATGCGAAATTGCAGGACGGCTTCCGCCGCCTGTTCGGCGGCTACTTGCAGCAGGGCAATGACCACGTGTTCAGCACCGATGCGCTGGATTTGGCCGTGCCGATTCAGGTCGACCAACGCCGGATCGGCTTCGTCGCGCTGCACTTGTCGCTTGCCGAATTGAAGCAAAGTTTCCGCTACACCGTATTGGAGGCGCTGGGCGCGATGTTGCTGGCCATCTCGATAGCGGTATTGCAAGCCCGCTGGCTGGGCGCCAAGATCAGCCGGCCTTTACTGCAGTTGACCGCGAACATCGAACAAATCAGCCGCGACAACAATTTCGACGTTCGTTTACAAGTGGACAGCCAGGACGAAACCGGCGTCCTGATCAATACCTTCAATTCGATGCTGGATAAGTTGGAGCAACACGAGCACAACAAAAACGCGTTGATCGTCAACCTGTCGCATGCAAAATGGGAAGCGGAACGCGCCAGCCGCGCCAAAACCGAGTTTCTGTCGCGGATGAGCCACGAATTCCGCACCCCGTTGAACGCGGTGATCGGATTCAGCCAATTGCTGGCGGCGGATACCGAACACCCGTTGAACGCCGAGCAACAAGAATCGGCCCGACATATTCTCGATGCCGGGTTACACCTGTTGGATCTGATCAGCGAGCTGTTGGATTTGTCGGCGGTGGAAAGCGGCAAGTTGACGCTCAATATCGCCAGCGTGGATTGCCGGCCGGTAATTTCCGAGTCTTTGGAATTGATCCGCCGCCAAGCCGAACAGCGCGGGATTCGCATCTCCGGCGATGTGCCGCAATGCGAGGTGTGGGTCGCGGCCGACCGGATGCGTTTGAAGCAATGCCTGTTGAACCTGCTCTCGAACGCGGTGAAATACAATCGGCCGCACGGCGACATCGCCTTGGGCGTGGAAGTTAAAGAACAGTCGGTACGGATTTGGGTGGAGGACAGCGGGGCCGGCATTGCCCCCGAACAATTCGATCTGCTGTTTCAACCGTTCAGCCGTTTCCACCACGACCAGGATTTAATCGAAGGTACCGGCATCGGCCTGCTATTGACCAAGCATATGGCCGAATCGATGGGCGGCGCTCTGGACGTGAAGAGCGAGCTAGGCCTAGGCAGCAAATTCACGCTGGTCTTGAACCGCGTGATAAAGCCGGCCGCCTCCGAGCCGACGCCTTAGCGCAATCTCGCCCCGCCAAAAGCCGGAACCGGAAAACATTAGCCGTCTGGGCGCCGCTATTTTTCGGGACAGCGCTTCCAGCCGGCGAAAATCAGCGCACGGCGTTGACGGTACGCTCCAAATCTTCCCGGCTCATATGCCGCACATCCTTGCCTTTAACCATGTAAATCACTTGTTCGCAAACGTTACAAGCGTGGTCGCCGATGCGTTCCAACGCCCGGGCCGCCCATAACATATCCAAGGCACGGGTGATATTGCGCGGATTTTCCATCATTTGCGTGATCAACTGGCGGGTGATGCTAGTGTATTCG
Above is a window of Methylomonas koyamae DNA encoding:
- a CDS encoding Tim44 domain-containing protein, which codes for MNRKIGILATLFIALALTLGGMQEAQAKRMGGGKSFGSRPSYSAPYQRSTTPNDLGNQATRSASQQQAAAQNQAARQNWAGRGGLMGMLGGLALGGLLGSLFFGGAFEGLNLMDMLLFAGIAYLVYRLFAAKAGQQPAANGVFGQAGGQPGPQYYRDNQGGNNNPTGFDTDVLFGKNKAGAGNSFQSAAAATAVPAGFDRAAFLNGAEKAYRYLQAAWDNRDLAEIRGLATDKVFAEIQQQLQASDETNRTEILSLKSELLEVSEAGAELEAAVLFESLVRENGAQAEIVREVWHFVKPKHSSQTRWFLDGIQQIEE
- a CDS encoding YfiR family protein, whose product is MTALIGRRLAPWLLSVIVSAFSAPGSAQQFNETELKAAYLYNFAYFITWPEPTSRDFLFCSYANSPVTGVLARLIDGEKVHDRPIRLLVDPVPEQLHECHIVFVPGQQERVLTTILEYIRAFPILTVSDIPDFEHRGGMVRLTTEDRRIQPVIHLQNVTRAKLAVSSKLLRSSRIAE
- a CDS encoding class I SAM-dependent methyltransferase, whose amino-acid sequence is MAAADSEQIRRRYDRLAPWFDSLEGILEGLLFRRLRKKLWSQASGGHILEVGVGTGKNFAFYPDGARITGIDFSPKMLEQAQRKRQRKQIAVDLAQMDVQALDYADNSFDTVIASFVFCSVPKPRRGLKELYRVCKPGGQVLLLEHVLSSNRFMAFMMNLLNPLVVKTLGANINRETLKNVQACPFRNVYTDPASSDMIKLIRAIK
- a CDS encoding TonB-dependent receptor plug domain-containing protein, with translation MAAPLPGQADAESLERLKALSLQELTATTVSLAVKNQQNLQEAAAAAYVISNEEIRRSGMQSIPELLRKVPGLEVARVDANQWAISSRGFNGAFANKLLVMVDGRTVYDPFNSGVYWNEQDYPLEDVDRIEVIRGPGATMWGSNAVNGVINIVTRTAQESRGALASAGSSQEEPGFGTLRYGGQINPNLHYRVYGKYNHRDDFHFSDGSKAADNLDLGRAGFRSDWTPDARETLTLQGDYFNGTMQQTLTGADAAMPLMSDRTQKQGGNLLLRWQRTLADGSRLQIRSYFDHASRQQIRLDHRRNTFDFDVQHSFRWGNHYPTWGGGYRFNSDQLTQKLALLSFEPDRRDLHLFNMFAQDEWRLFGDDVRLIYGGKLEHNDFTGFELQPTARLLWNLDPQHSLWAAVSRAVRVPSRVEHDLNLLYNFTPGVTANIRGGDSFKSETALSYELGYRFFPNRAFNLDTALFYSDYARLSTTEPQPAIAGGGGLLVPFQIANMAQGETYGWETSLNWRASEFWRLQGSYSLFGMAIHKDPQSLDSAAEIAEGNSPRHRFNLSSYLNLPYRLEFDSHWYYTDRLANGVPAYHRLDLRLGWQANLHLELAAGVQNLLDNRHLEFIPPQDNPVLSSEFERNYYLKATLRF
- a CDS encoding ATP-binding protein: MAIGSFPNFGSIRRKIFAIAAFTALLTALITLLFFLSTDYHHQKLKLLEQSRVLSKMLASNVSAAIVYRDPNTAEEILAALKEKADVLDAYIFTEEQQLFAAYHSKSAADNGEPWPDAKLQDGFRRLFGGYLQQGNDHVFSTDALDLAVPIQVDQRRIGFVALHLSLAELKQSFRYTVLEALGAMLLAISIAVLQARWLGAKISRPLLQLTANIEQISRDNNFDVRLQVDSQDETGVLINTFNSMLDKLEQHEHNKNALIVNLSHAKWEAERASRAKTEFLSRMSHEFRTPLNAVIGFSQLLAADTEHPLNAEQQESARHILDAGLHLLDLISELLDLSAVESGKLTLNIASVDCRPVISESLELIRRQAEQRGIRISGDVPQCEVWVAADRMRLKQCLLNLLSNAVKYNRPHGDIALGVEVKEQSVRIWVEDSGAGIAPEQFDLLFQPFSRFHHDQDLIEGTGIGLLLTKHMAESMGGALDVKSELGLGSKFTLVLNRVIKPAASEPTP